A section of the Elizabethkingia anophelis R26 genome encodes:
- the msrB gene encoding peptide-methionine (R)-S-oxide reductase MsrB, producing MNTETSKNNPYYSRTDKTKLNVSNEEWKKILSPDLYAVAREAATERPFTGKYNETDELGEYYCAVCGNHLFRSSSKFASTCGWPSFFQSEKDAVKYKRDSSHGMERIEVVCGRCDSHLGHVFNDGPEPTGVRYCMNSVSLDFVPDSEIQR from the coding sequence ATGAATACAGAAACATCAAAAAACAATCCATACTACTCCAGAACTGATAAAACAAAGCTAAATGTTTCCAATGAGGAATGGAAAAAGATACTGTCTCCGGATCTTTATGCGGTTGCCAGAGAGGCTGCAACGGAACGTCCTTTTACAGGAAAATATAATGAAACAGATGAGTTAGGAGAGTATTATTGTGCTGTATGCGGAAATCATCTTTTTCGGTCATCTTCAAAATTCGCCAGTACTTGTGGTTGGCCTAGCTTCTTTCAATCTGAAAAAGATGCTGTAAAGTATAAAAGAGATTCCTCCCACGGAATGGAAAGAATAGAGGTTGTGTGTGGAAGATGTGACTCTCATTTAGGTCATGTTTTTAACGATGGGCCGGAGCCTACAGGTGTACGCTATTGTATGAATTCTGTTAGTCTGGATTTTGTTCCGGATAGTGAAATTCAGCGTTAA